One part of the bacterium genome encodes these proteins:
- a CDS encoding TIGR02147 family protein has product MRKLSPVNVFEYTDYRAFLRDWYEAAKKSGGTLSYRSFAQRAGLKSINFYKFVMDGVRNLTSDSAAKFALGLKLNKQETEFFKKLVLYTQAKTHDEKNRRYQDLLRSRKYSQLKPIERDQYEYYATWYHPVVRELVVSKDFDGTFEWIAGRLSPAITPAQAEKSVELLEKLGFIERTEEGHWRQASSIVSTGAELKSHVVHNYHKIVLDLTKQVIDELPVDRRDVSTMTLGVNRGRVPELKRLIQNFRQEILRAVASDTEPEEVLQLNIQMFPLTISVSPQQEVR; this is encoded by the coding sequence ATGCGGAAGCTGAGCCCCGTCAACGTCTTCGAATACACGGACTACCGGGCCTTCTTGCGGGACTGGTACGAGGCCGCAAAAAAGAGCGGGGGGACCCTCTCCTACCGCTCCTTCGCCCAACGCGCGGGGCTGAAATCCATCAACTTCTACAAGTTCGTCATGGACGGCGTGAGGAACCTGACCTCCGACTCCGCCGCGAAGTTCGCCCTGGGGCTCAAGCTCAACAAGCAGGAGACGGAATTTTTCAAGAAACTCGTCCTATATACACAGGCCAAGACACACGACGAGAAGAACCGGCGCTATCAAGACCTCCTGCGCTCGCGCAAATACAGCCAGTTGAAGCCCATCGAACGGGATCAGTATGAATATTACGCGACGTGGTACCACCCCGTGGTTCGCGAGCTGGTCGTCTCCAAGGATTTCGACGGGACTTTCGAGTGGATCGCCGGACGCCTCTCTCCCGCCATCACCCCGGCCCAGGCCGAAAAGTCGGTGGAGCTCTTGGAAAAGCTCGGCTTCATCGAACGGACTGAGGAGGGGCATTGGAGGCAGGCGAGCTCCATTGTTTCGACGGGGGCGGAACTCAAGAGCCATGTCGTCCACAATTACCACAAGATCGTCCTGGACCTGACCAAGCAGGTGATCGACGAACTTCCGGTCGATCGGCGGGATGTGAGCACGATGACCCTGGGCGTTAACCGCGGCCGGGTGCCGGAATTGAAGAGGCTCATCCAGAATTTCCGGCAAGAGATCTTGAGGGCGGTCGCCTCGGACACCGAACCGGAAGAAGTTCTCCAACTCAACATTCAAATGTTTCCTCTCACGATTTCTGTCTCGCCCCAGCAGGAGGTCAGGTGA